DNA from Actinomyces sp. oral taxon 897:
GTCAGCGGCACGGGGGAGATCCCGCCGCGTGAGCTGCGCTCGGCGCGCCTGGGCACGGGGCGGGGGGTCCGGGAGGCCTCCCGGACGGCGTCGGCCAGGGCCAGGAGGTCGTCCTCACTGGGCGGGGCCGGGGCGAGGTCCGTGGCCAGGCGGATGACCTGCCAGCCGCGGGGGGCGGTAAAGGAGTCCACGTGCTTCTGGCACAGGTCGTAGGCCTCCGGCTCACGTTCGGTGGACAAAGGCCCCAGGACGATTGTCGAGTCGGCGTAGACGCTGGTGAGGGTCGCCACAGCGGGGTTCTCACAGCCGGATCGTCGGCACGGTCTGACACTTCGCACTCTAGCAGGCTACCGTGTACGCAGGGTGGAGGCCCTACCGACGCCCCAGTATGAAGGCCAGGAGCGAACCGCGGAGCGAATAGGGTGTGCACCGTGCCGTCCTCCCCCGCTCCGGTCCCCACCTCGCCCGCCGTCCACCGTCGTGACCGGCACGGCCGGGGCCTGCGGGGACCCCTGCTGCCGCCCGCGCTGCCCGCCTGGCGCACCCGCGCCGAGCGCTTTGACGAGATGGTGGTAGCCAGTGCCAGCGAGCTGGCCAGGCGCTGGCCGCAGGTGGAGGCCGTCCAGTTCGCCGTCGAGGACGTCCCGCCCTCGGACCCGGCGCCCTGGGAACGGGGCGTGGTCCTGGGGCGGGGCTTCCAGGCCGAGCCGCGGGCGGGCCTGCCCGCGCGGGTGGTGCTCTACCGGCGTCCCATCACCTCCCGGGCGCGGGGGACCCAGGACCTCCCCGCCCTGGTGCACCAGGTGGTCGTGGAGCAGGTGGCGCTCATGCTGGGACGCCGTCCTGAGGAGATCGACCCTGACGCCTAGGGCACGCCGGCCCTGGCGCGTGGGGCTGCCGAGGCTGGCGCACCCTGGTCCCGGCGCTGGTCACGGCGGCCCTAGCGCATGAGGAGGGTGCGCTGGGCCAGGACGGCGGAGTCCGGTACGGCCGGCAGGGCGGCAATGAGCGTCCCCGGCACGTCCCCGCCGACCTCCTGGGTGGTGACCACGGCGGCGCTCAGGGAGGGGCCCTGCGCCGGGGAGGACAGCGTCAGCGCCGCCACGGTGGTGGGGACGTCGGGCACGAGGGTGGTGGAGGCGGGGACGGTCACGTCCTGGCTCCAGGTCCCGTCGGCCGAGGTCAGGGTCACCGTGGCCTCCGTGGTGGCGCTGTTGGTCACCACCACCTGGCTCGTCAGCCCCTCACCCTGGGGGACGACCAGGGTCCCGGAGGTGACGGCGCCGTCGTGGCCGGCCTGGATCCAGGCCACGTCACCGGCCAGGGCACCGGACTTGGCCGGGTACTCCCCCGCGCTGCGCACCAGGC
Protein-coding regions in this window:
- a CDS encoding DUF3499 domain-containing protein, giving the protein MATLTSVYADSTIVLGPLSTEREPEAYDLCQKHVDSFTAPRGWQVIRLATDLAPAPPSEDDLLALADAVREASRTPRPVPRRAERSSRGGISPVPLTEVADTLPCQVRDMPGITSPGSEDEIIRRGHLRVLRGHKEG
- a CDS encoding metallopeptidase family protein, which codes for MPSSPAPVPTSPAVHRRDRHGRGLRGPLLPPALPAWRTRAERFDEMVVASASELARRWPQVEAVQFAVEDVPPSDPAPWERGVVLGRGFQAEPRAGLPARVVLYRRPITSRARGTQDLPALVHQVVVEQVALMLGRRPEEIDPDA